One Syngnathoides biaculeatus isolate LvHL_M chromosome 4, ASM1980259v1, whole genome shotgun sequence DNA window includes the following coding sequences:
- the LOC133499499 gene encoding granzyme A-like, which produces MFLSGFLSTLALLVLTPSDAAKIIGGEEVKPHSLPYMALLLKSDRPVCGGVFIHPRWVLTAAHCKNTSRVVLGVHALDEMKNKSCQKLNVAKNVPHPRFKSSTTGNDVMLLKLDRTVKETKTVKLLKLPVKGKDPADRRRCMVAGWGRTSNTVKTMSNVLMAVNVTVMNRKQCNEYYKQKPVIIQSMICAGSDGQKEADTCAGDSGGPLVCNRVLTGITSFGPRSCGGKKPGVYSFLSTEQLRWIRKTIQGREI; this is translated from the exons atgtttttgagtgGCTTTCTGTCTACCCTGGCTCTACTTGTGCTCACCCcaa GTGATGCAGCAAAGATTATCGGTGGGGAAGAAGTGAAGCCCCATTCACTGCCTTACATGGCTCTGCTGCTGAAGAGCGACAGACCGGtttgtgggggtgtttttatcCATCCGCGATGGGTTCTCACTGCTGCCCACTGTAAAAA TACAAGTAGGGTGGTGCTTGGCGTTCACGCCCTTGATGAAATGAAGAACAAATCGTGCCAGAAACTAAACGTAGCAAAAAATGTTCCACATCCCCGCTTCAAGTCTTCGACAACGGGCAATGATGTTATGTTGCTGAAG CTGGACAGAACTGTGAAGGAGACAAAGACTGTGAAGCTTTTGAAGCTGCCCGTGAAGGGCAAAGACCCGGCTGACAGAAGGCGATGTATGGTGGCCGGATGGGGCAGAACGAGCAACACCGTCAAGACCATGTCCAACGTCCTCATGGCTGTCAATGTGACTGTGATGAACAGAAAGCAGTGCAATGAGTACTACAAACAAAAGCCGGTCATCATCCAGAGCATGATATGCGCTGGTTCTGATGGTCAAAAGGAGGCCGACACCTGCGCG GGCGACTCTGGCGGTCCGCTGGTGTGCAACCGAGTTCTCACGGGAATCACTTCGTTTGGACCAAGGTCTTGTGGTGGTAAAAAGCCTGGAGTGTACTCCTTTCTCTCAACGGAGCAACTCAGGTGGATCAGAAAAACCATCCAAGGACGTGAAATATAA